One segment of Thermosynechococcus sp. HN-54 DNA contains the following:
- the phoU gene encoding phosphate signaling complex protein PhoU yields the protein MTTHFQRQLQHLRSNVLRLGTLVESACQLAYRALVERDFLSVEQLIQREREINRSAQALDREAIALMTLHAPVAEDLRFLMMVSHLCRDLERIGDYALEIGRASQTLLRYPLTPYLEDIRFMFERSQLLLSEALSAIADSNPELGLALANHDDAVDADYHRLYQRLCAPLNPQESVELRLLLLLLIHNLERMGDHATAMGQRVSFIVQGEPT from the coding sequence GTGACCACCCATTTTCAGCGACAACTCCAACATCTGCGCAGTAATGTGCTGCGACTCGGCACCCTTGTCGAAAGCGCCTGTCAGCTGGCCTATCGTGCTTTGGTGGAGCGTGATTTTCTCAGTGTGGAGCAGTTGATCCAAAGGGAACGGGAAATTAATCGAAGTGCCCAAGCATTAGATCGTGAGGCGATCGCCCTAATGACGTTACATGCTCCAGTAGCTGAGGATCTACGATTTTTGATGATGGTGTCCCACCTCTGCCGCGATCTGGAGCGGATTGGCGATTATGCCCTTGAAATTGGCCGCGCAAGTCAAACCCTGCTGCGCTATCCACTCACCCCCTACCTTGAAGACATCCGCTTCATGTTCGAGCGATCGCAACTGTTACTATCGGAAGCGCTATCCGCCATCGCCGATTCTAATCCTGAGTTGGGGCTAGCCCTCGCCAATCATGATGACGCGGTAGATGCCGACTATCACCGTCTTTATCAGCGACTGTGTGCCCCCCTCAATCCCCAAGAGTCAGTGGAGTTGCGCTTGCTCCTGCTGTTGTTGATTCACAATCTTGAACGCATGGGTGACCATGCAACAGCAATGGGTCAGCGGGTTTCCTTCATTGTTCAAGGGGAACCCACCTAG
- a CDS encoding ATP-dependent 6-phosphofructokinase: MSTSRKRLGVFTSGGDCPGLNTAIRAIVAHATLSYGWEVLGILHATQGLIERKAIPLNAEGLGGMDVLLNMGGTILGAINKGDTLGHADEVIAGYYELGLDALIAICGDGSLKILHQLAQKGNWNFLAVPKTIDNDVALTDRAIGFDTAVNIVVEALSRITSTAASHDRVFVVEVMGRTAGHLALYSGIAGGADIILIPEIPYSIEGICQHLQKLRDRWGRKFALIVVAEGAKELEQDANQRRHCSIGQYIADKIAQYSPIPIELRVSVLGHIQRGGAPMAMDRLLAAGMGNTAVDLAAQGTFDRMVAWQAGQVVTVPIADVVAKCPRHVDPNSFLIRTAQGLGIYVGDKPMLPYVDPTLCRDEVICAI; the protein is encoded by the coding sequence ATGAGTACCAGCCGCAAACGACTTGGTGTGTTCACCAGTGGCGGAGATTGCCCAGGTCTAAATACGGCCATCCGTGCCATTGTTGCCCATGCCACTTTAAGTTACGGTTGGGAGGTGCTTGGCATTCTCCACGCGACTCAGGGGTTAATTGAGCGGAAGGCGATCCCCCTCAATGCAGAAGGCCTCGGGGGAATGGATGTACTGCTCAACATGGGGGGAACCATTCTCGGAGCAATTAATAAGGGCGATACCCTTGGCCATGCCGATGAAGTGATTGCGGGGTACTATGAATTGGGCTTGGATGCCCTCATTGCCATTTGTGGCGATGGCAGCCTGAAAATTTTGCATCAACTGGCGCAAAAGGGAAACTGGAATTTCCTTGCTGTACCCAAAACCATTGATAACGATGTCGCCTTGACCGATCGCGCCATTGGCTTTGATACCGCTGTCAACATTGTTGTCGAAGCCCTCAGTCGAATTACCTCCACCGCCGCGAGCCATGATCGTGTTTTTGTGGTGGAAGTGATGGGGCGTACTGCGGGTCACTTGGCTCTGTATTCGGGCATTGCTGGGGGCGCTGATATTATTCTGATTCCAGAAATTCCCTACTCCATTGAAGGCATTTGCCAGCACCTCCAGAAGTTGCGCGATCGCTGGGGACGCAAGTTTGCCCTCATTGTCGTTGCCGAAGGCGCCAAAGAACTGGAGCAGGATGCCAATCAGCGCCGCCATTGCAGTATTGGCCAGTACATTGCCGATAAAATTGCCCAGTACAGTCCGATTCCCATTGAGCTACGGGTTTCAGTCCTAGGTCACATTCAACGGGGCGGTGCCCCCATGGCCATGGATCGTCTCCTCGCAGCAGGCATGGGCAATACCGCTGTGGATCTAGCAGCGCAAGGAACATTTGATCGCATGGTGGCGTGGCAGGCCGGCCAAGTGGTGACCGTGCCCATTGCCGATGTGGTTGCTAAATGCCCACGTCATGTGGATCCCAATAGCTTTTTGATTCGCACGGCTCAAGGGCTGGGCATTTATGTCGGCGATAAGCCGATGTTGCCCTATGTGGATCCCACCCTCTGCCGCGATGAAGTCATTTGTGCGATCTAG
- the miaB gene encoding tRNA (N6-isopentenyl adenosine(37)-C2)-methylthiotransferase MiaB has product MPRRYYITTFGCQMNKADSERMAGVLEAMGLEPVADPDEADVLLYNTCTIRDNAEQKLYSYLGRQAKRKHQDPNLTLIVAGCVAQQEGEQLLRRVPEVDLVMGPQYANRLGELLEQVWNGSQVVATEPLHIVEDITKPRRDSTVTAWVNVIYGCNERCTYCVVPNVRGQEQSRRPEAIRAEIEELAAQGYKEVTLLGQNIDAYGRDLPGITPEGRRQHTFTDLLYYIHDVPGIERIRFATSHPRYFTERLIRACAELPKVCKHFHIPFQSGDNEILKAMARGYTRERYLQIIETIRRYMPDAAISADAIVGFPGETEAQFQRTLDLVAEVGFDQLNTAAYSPRPNTPAARWENQVPEEIKEDRLQRLNHLVATIASDRSQRYLGREEVVLVEGVNPKDPQQVYGRTDGNRLTYLPGDIETLRGRLVRVRITEARAFSLSGVPLADHSLVC; this is encoded by the coding sequence ATGCCACGCCGCTACTACATCACCACCTTTGGCTGTCAAATGAACAAAGCCGACTCCGAGCGCATGGCCGGGGTCTTGGAAGCCATGGGCTTAGAACCTGTGGCTGACCCAGATGAGGCCGACGTGTTGCTCTACAATACCTGCACGATTCGTGATAATGCTGAGCAAAAGCTCTACTCCTACTTAGGGCGGCAAGCCAAGCGCAAGCATCAGGATCCCAACCTCACCCTAATTGTGGCTGGTTGTGTGGCCCAGCAGGAAGGGGAGCAACTGTTGCGACGGGTTCCCGAAGTGGATCTCGTCATGGGGCCACAGTATGCCAATCGCCTTGGCGAGCTGCTGGAGCAGGTGTGGAATGGCAGCCAAGTGGTGGCTACAGAGCCACTGCATATTGTTGAGGACATTACGAAACCCCGACGTGACAGCACCGTTACCGCTTGGGTGAACGTAATCTATGGCTGTAATGAACGCTGCACCTACTGTGTGGTACCCAACGTACGCGGTCAGGAGCAATCGCGACGACCCGAGGCAATCCGCGCTGAAATTGAGGAACTGGCAGCCCAAGGCTACAAGGAAGTGACGCTTCTCGGCCAAAACATTGATGCCTACGGTCGGGATTTGCCGGGAATTACCCCGGAGGGGCGGCGACAGCACACGTTTACGGACTTGCTCTATTACATCCATGATGTGCCGGGTATTGAGCGGATTCGCTTTGCCACCAGTCACCCCCGTTATTTTACAGAACGCTTAATTCGCGCCTGTGCCGAACTCCCGAAGGTCTGTAAGCATTTCCACATTCCTTTTCAATCGGGAGATAATGAAATTCTCAAGGCAATGGCACGGGGCTACACCCGCGAGCGTTATTTGCAGATCATTGAAACGATTCGCCGCTATATGCCAGATGCCGCCATTAGTGCCGATGCCATTGTCGGCTTTCCCGGCGAAACCGAAGCACAATTCCAACGCACGCTGGATCTAGTGGCGGAGGTGGGCTTTGATCAACTGAATACGGCAGCCTATTCCCCGCGTCCGAATACGCCAGCAGCTAGGTGGGAGAATCAAGTGCCGGAAGAGATTAAAGAAGACCGTCTGCAACGGCTGAATCATTTGGTGGCTACGATCGCCAGCGATCGCTCCCAACGCTATCTCGGACGGGAAGAGGTAGTGCTGGTGGAGGGGGTCAATCCTAAGGATCCCCAGCAAGTCTATGGTCGCACGGATGGCAACCGCCTCACGTACCTGCCCGGCGATATTGAGACCCTACGGGGACGACTGGTGCGTGTCCGCATTACCGAGGCGCGAGCCTTTAGCCTCAGTGGGGTTCCTCTTGCGGATCACTCCTTAGTTTGCTGA
- a CDS encoding caspase family protein — translation MRFSRRSFLYGAAALTLMPWFWRATGGSVADALPPWRALLIGINHYPQLAGVPPLAGCLTDVELVRTLLIEGWGLTDSDITLLTEQAATLDAVRETLGVLEHSGQPLLFYFSGYGTLWQQQPALVLANATAAGQGILPLSELLRTKGVQLWLDTRFSPPPIAGGTLRWRFVPLQSLEARGRAQIPKDHVLWADLGVETHLNGLPVGLFTASCSHYLAAVGGDRSLATSLMYIADELRWQTGAEIYLVSNGVPGNLTLSRGFDGVVHATGHDRALQVWCGGLSPWLLAHCHPHSRWSTADGAIVVDMMSFNGILAQGVSSQPLQVGDRLYEQQRRLGKNLHLQVALDTKLSKIERVDAINALTNEEKVAVLNGSDSLPDVVLTKSETVGSYGLEWPVGTLLQPSCGGTTEAAKVGIRRLSPLLSALLAQKWLTLTLNPTSSQVAVCTTLEQLSPTAKLLSRQSPPRSPTPFPDVLSTKLPATNLETPLTLAKGETCRWSLYNYGDRPLNIVAFAWDSNQGILLLPLQPQSWQLVVAPGLNVPLYTWTLNHPCQWLKVFIISSHRPFTRFSQLSSHPNHSEPFLLSGEESLALVLGLLTDLSSEPEGNEFCLDVREWCTQGFTLRVV, via the coding sequence ATGCGCTTTAGCCGTCGTTCTTTTCTGTACGGTGCTGCGGCACTGACACTGATGCCGTGGTTTTGGCGGGCGACGGGCGGCTCTGTTGCAGATGCTCTCCCCCCTTGGCGAGCACTCCTGATTGGCATTAACCACTATCCCCAATTGGCGGGAGTACCGCCCTTGGCGGGTTGTCTGACGGATGTTGAGCTGGTGAGAACCCTCCTAATCGAGGGATGGGGGCTGACGGACAGTGACATTACCCTCCTGACGGAACAAGCAGCCACACTCGATGCTGTCAGGGAAACCCTAGGGGTTTTGGAACATTCAGGGCAGCCCCTGTTGTTTTACTTTAGTGGCTACGGCACCCTCTGGCAGCAACAACCCGCCCTAGTTTTAGCCAATGCCACTGCCGCGGGTCAGGGAATTTTGCCGCTTTCTGAACTCCTGCGTACCAAAGGCGTACAGCTATGGCTTGACACCCGTTTTAGCCCACCACCCATTGCCGGAGGAACGCTACGCTGGCGATTTGTGCCTTTGCAATCCCTTGAGGCACGGGGGAGAGCACAGATTCCTAAGGATCATGTTCTCTGGGCAGATTTGGGGGTGGAAACTCACTTAAATGGCCTCCCCGTGGGACTGTTTACTGCCAGTTGCAGTCATTATCTGGCGGCTGTGGGGGGCGATCGCTCTTTGGCAACGAGCTTGATGTACATTGCTGATGAACTGCGCTGGCAAACGGGGGCGGAAATTTATCTAGTGAGCAATGGCGTACCGGGGAATCTCACCCTCTCCCGCGGCTTTGATGGGGTAGTGCACGCAACGGGGCACGATCGCGCCCTTCAAGTCTGGTGTGGCGGCCTCAGTCCTTGGTTGTTGGCTCATTGTCATCCCCACAGTCGCTGGAGCACTGCTGATGGTGCCATCGTCGTTGACATGATGAGTTTTAATGGCATCCTAGCTCAGGGGGTCAGTAGTCAGCCCCTCCAGGTGGGCGATCGCCTCTATGAGCAACAACGACGCTTGGGGAAAAATCTGCACCTACAGGTAGCACTGGACACCAAGCTGAGCAAAATCGAGCGGGTAGATGCGATCAATGCCCTGACCAACGAAGAGAAAGTTGCCGTACTCAACGGCAGTGACTCCCTGCCAGATGTGGTTCTCACCAAAAGTGAAACAGTGGGCAGCTATGGGCTGGAATGGCCGGTGGGAACTTTACTCCAGCCCAGTTGCGGTGGTACCACTGAAGCCGCCAAAGTAGGCATCCGCCGCCTGAGTCCCCTGCTCAGTGCCCTGCTTGCTCAGAAATGGTTGACACTGACCCTGAATCCCACCTCTAGTCAGGTGGCCGTGTGTACAACGCTTGAACAACTATCGCCTACGGCAAAACTCCTGAGCCGCCAATCTCCGCCCCGCAGCCCCACTCCCTTCCCGGATGTTTTGAGCACGAAGCTACCAGCCACGAACTTAGAAACACCCCTCACCTTGGCCAAGGGAGAGACCTGTCGCTGGAGCCTCTACAATTATGGCGATCGCCCCCTCAATATCGTTGCCTTTGCTTGGGACAGCAATCAGGGGATTCTGCTGTTGCCCCTGCAACCGCAGTCGTGGCAGTTGGTGGTTGCCCCCGGCTTAAACGTCCCCCTCTATACATGGACACTGAATCACCCCTGTCAGTGGCTCAAGGTCTTTATCATTAGCAGCCACCGTCCCTTCACCCGCTTCAGTCAACTAAGCAGTCACCCTAATCATTCAGAACCCTTCCTGCTTTCGGGCGAAGAGAGTTTGGCCTTAGTGCTAGGGCTGTTGACGGATCTCAGCAGTGAACCCGAAGGCAATGAATTTTGCTTAGATGTGCGGGAGTGGTGCACCCAAGGATTCACGCTGCGGGTCGTTTAG
- the grpE gene encoding nucleotide exchange factor GrpE, translating into MRNPQSRGHNLSQPMSDETVTNPAAEAQDSEITPDVVENHAEATTSEEGQAPEPASPETPADAAELLEKIAALEAAKASLSQVVEERNSQYMRLAADFENFRKRTQREKEELELQIKCSVIADLLPVVDSFELARTHIQTETEAEEKIHRSYQGVYKQLVECLKRIGVSAMQAKGKPFDPNLHEAVLREATNEHPEGTVIEELKRGYMLGDRVLRHAMVKVAAPPEEGSASDTNPTNDVTDV; encoded by the coding sequence GTGCGCAATCCACAGTCTAGAGGGCATAACCTGAGTCAACCTATGAGTGATGAAACCGTAACCAACCCCGCTGCTGAAGCCCAAGACAGCGAAATTACCCCCGATGTCGTTGAGAATCATGCAGAGGCCACCACGAGCGAAGAGGGGCAAGCTCCGGAGCCTGCCTCTCCAGAGACTCCTGCGGATGCAGCGGAACTGCTAGAGAAAATTGCTGCCCTTGAAGCTGCCAAGGCTAGTCTTTCGCAGGTGGTGGAGGAGCGCAATAGCCAATATATGCGTCTTGCCGCTGACTTTGAAAACTTCCGCAAACGCACCCAGCGAGAAAAAGAGGAGCTAGAATTACAGATTAAGTGCAGCGTCATTGCTGATTTGCTACCGGTGGTGGATAGCTTTGAGCTAGCTCGTACCCACATTCAAACGGAAACAGAGGCGGAAGAAAAAATTCACCGCAGCTATCAAGGGGTTTACAAGCAACTGGTGGAGTGCCTCAAGCGCATTGGCGTTTCGGCCATGCAGGCCAAAGGTAAGCCCTTTGATCCCAATCTCCACGAGGCGGTGCTCCGCGAAGCCACTAATGAACACCCTGAAGGCACAGTAATTGAAGAATTGAAGCGGGGGTACATGCTGGGCGATCGCGTGTTGCGCCATGCCATGGTCAAAGTGGCCGCTCCGCCGGAAGAGGGTAGTGCTAGTGACACGAATCCCACCAATGATGTGACGGACGTATAG
- a CDS encoding branched-chain amino acid ABC transporter permease, translating into MVGYLISLGIFTATFALFSLGLNLHWGYTGLINFGHVGFLAIGSYTTILLGIAGVPMFFAVLAGVVLAMGLGFLMGIATLRLREDYLAIVTIGMAEIVRLIALNEDWLTRGGRGVYGFPLPLADFNPNVPTKLGMIALFWAVVGAAAWQWWQWLKRQYGRSHPQWLLPSYAALLIAGTLSLWATLLPLSLGRGIAIFPLVLTLVTLSGAIALVSYGWRQEKRTVVAIALNTLAAALVGLVVKALTLGLWDFSYRAGLLWLLVLVLALVVWQLERWIHSPWGRVLKAIREDEEVAKALGKNVFAYKMQSLLLGGAIAAVAGSFYAWQLTFINPDGFVSLITFQAWTIVVLGGAGNNMGTLLGAALFWAYTALTRFIPLDGGRLEALRMMLIGLVLIILMMWRPQGILGKKEELSLGR; encoded by the coding sequence ATGGTTGGCTATCTCATTTCCCTTGGTATCTTCACTGCCACCTTCGCCCTCTTTAGTCTAGGGCTAAATTTGCACTGGGGCTATACAGGACTAATTAACTTTGGTCATGTAGGGTTTCTCGCCATTGGTTCCTACACCACCATTTTGTTGGGAATTGCTGGGGTGCCGATGTTTTTTGCTGTCCTTGCTGGGGTGGTGTTGGCAATGGGACTGGGCTTTTTAATGGGGATTGCCACGCTGCGGCTGCGGGAAGATTACCTTGCGATTGTCACGATCGGTATGGCGGAAATTGTCCGCTTGATTGCCCTCAATGAGGATTGGCTAACCCGAGGGGGTCGGGGGGTGTATGGATTTCCGCTGCCCCTTGCAGACTTCAATCCCAATGTGCCAACCAAGTTAGGGATGATTGCTCTTTTTTGGGCTGTGGTGGGGGCGGCTGCATGGCAGTGGTGGCAATGGCTAAAGCGGCAGTATGGGCGATCGCACCCCCAGTGGTTACTCCCTAGCTATGCGGCTTTGCTGATTGCCGGTACCCTCAGCCTTTGGGCGACATTGCTTCCCCTGAGCTTAGGACGGGGAATTGCCATTTTTCCTCTGGTGTTGACACTGGTGACGCTGAGTGGGGCGATCGCCCTCGTGAGCTATGGTTGGCGTCAAGAAAAACGAACCGTGGTTGCCATTGCCCTGAATACCTTGGCCGCTGCCCTTGTCGGCTTGGTGGTCAAAGCCCTGACCCTTGGTCTGTGGGACTTTAGTTACCGCGCGGGGCTGTTGTGGCTGTTGGTCTTGGTCTTGGCCTTGGTGGTGTGGCAGTTGGAGCGTTGGATCCACTCCCCCTGGGGACGGGTACTCAAAGCCATCCGTGAGGATGAAGAAGTGGCCAAGGCCTTGGGTAAAAATGTCTTTGCCTACAAAATGCAATCCCTCCTTTTAGGGGGGGCGATCGCGGCTGTAGCCGGCTCTTTTTATGCCTGGCAGCTCACCTTTATTAACCCCGACGGCTTTGTGTCCCTAATTACCTTTCAGGCGTGGACGATTGTCGTTTTAGGGGGAGCAGGAAACAACATGGGCACCCTCTTGGGAGCTGCCCTCTTTTGGGCCTACACTGCCTTAACCCGCTTTATTCCCCTTGATGGCGGTCGCCTCGAGGCGTTGCGGATGATGCTCATTGGCCTTGTCCTCATTATCTTGATGATGTGGCGACCCCAAGGTATTTTGGGCAAAAAGGAGGAACTCAGCCTTGGTCGATGA
- the dnaG gene encoding DNA primase, translating to MEIPRLHPDTIEAVRQAVNIVDVVAEHVVLRKRGREYVGCCPFHEEKTPSFTVSPLKGFYYCFGCGAGGNAIKFLMELQKRSFAEVVLDLAQRHQIPVRTLDSEQKQALQARLSLQEQLYEILAIATSFYEHALRQPIGQVAQDYLQRQRHLKEDTIQQFRLGYAPAGWQVLYTYLVEQKGYPAALVEQAGLIMPRRTGDGYYDRFRDRLMIPIMDAQGRVVGFGGRTLGNEEPKYLNSPETPIFNKGQLLFGLDKARQAIVQTDQAIVVEGYFDVMALHQAGFPQAVASLGTALSQAQIKLLLRYTESKQIILNFDADPAGQRAADRAIGEVADLAYRGDLRLRILTLPAGKDAADFFTDAAESLEARRDRYQTLLDQAPLWLDWQIQTILQQYDLDQSDQFQQASQALSQLLGKLPNATLRSHYIHHCAELLGRHDSRFILRLEESLRQQVRGQRWQGRSQKWQRPADYNLRQAAEEQLLRLYLHCGDYRPLIRQTLQARDIEFSLSHHRWLWRQILAIEEECCAGLPAPDDPYTTEWPLHLPTETGTQLTDLDLVTHLFDRLGETEEAALITPLLHLDETTAVSLDRPELVIQAAAAALERIAVEKRCRYILHSWQETVALILSESLASEALRQYLDRLLTDSDSEIDDIPGVAPERLQVLEQLRHDYYQHRQYLQQLDQQRCPPLAAIRGYA from the coding sequence ATGGAAATTCCTCGCCTACACCCTGATACGATTGAGGCTGTGCGCCAAGCGGTCAACATTGTCGATGTGGTGGCCGAGCACGTTGTCCTACGCAAGCGCGGGCGAGAATACGTTGGCTGTTGTCCGTTTCATGAGGAGAAAACCCCCAGTTTTACGGTCAGCCCCCTCAAGGGCTTTTACTACTGTTTTGGCTGCGGTGCCGGGGGCAATGCCATTAAGTTCCTAATGGAACTGCAAAAGCGCTCCTTTGCCGAGGTGGTGCTCGACCTTGCCCAACGCCATCAGATTCCCGTACGCACCCTCGATAGTGAGCAAAAACAGGCACTACAAGCGCGGCTGTCCCTTCAAGAGCAACTGTACGAGATTCTGGCGATCGCCACCAGTTTCTATGAACACGCCCTGCGGCAGCCCATTGGTCAAGTAGCCCAGGACTATTTGCAGCGACAACGCCATCTGAAAGAGGACACGATTCAGCAATTTCGCTTGGGCTATGCCCCTGCGGGTTGGCAAGTGCTCTACACATATCTTGTGGAGCAAAAGGGATACCCTGCTGCCTTAGTTGAGCAGGCGGGCTTGATTATGCCTCGGCGAACCGGGGACGGCTACTATGACCGCTTTCGCGATCGCCTGATGATCCCGATTATGGATGCCCAAGGACGGGTGGTGGGGTTTGGCGGTCGTACCCTAGGCAACGAAGAGCCGAAGTATCTCAACTCCCCAGAAACCCCTATTTTTAACAAGGGGCAATTACTCTTTGGTCTTGATAAGGCACGCCAAGCGATTGTGCAAACCGATCAGGCGATTGTTGTTGAGGGCTACTTTGATGTCATGGCTCTGCACCAAGCGGGGTTTCCCCAAGCGGTGGCCAGTTTAGGGACTGCCCTCAGTCAAGCCCAAATTAAGTTGCTACTGCGCTACACCGAGTCGAAGCAAATTATTCTCAACTTTGATGCCGACCCAGCGGGACAACGCGCTGCCGATCGCGCCATTGGCGAGGTTGCGGATTTGGCCTATCGGGGGGATCTGCGACTGCGCATTCTCACGTTACCGGCGGGTAAAGATGCGGCTGACTTTTTTACGGATGCTGCCGAGTCCTTAGAGGCACGGCGCGATCGCTACCAAACGCTCTTAGATCAAGCCCCCCTCTGGCTCGATTGGCAAATCCAAACCATCTTGCAGCAGTACGATCTCGACCAAAGCGATCAATTTCAGCAGGCAAGCCAAGCCCTGAGCCAACTCTTGGGCAAACTCCCCAATGCCACACTGCGTAGTCACTACATTCACCACTGTGCTGAGCTATTGGGACGCCACGATAGTCGCTTTATCCTCCGCCTTGAAGAATCCCTGCGGCAACAGGTGCGGGGTCAGCGCTGGCAGGGGCGATCGCAAAAATGGCAACGTCCGGCAGACTATAACCTCCGTCAAGCGGCGGAAGAACAGCTGCTGCGCCTCTACCTCCACTGTGGCGACTATCGCCCCCTGATTCGCCAAACCCTACAAGCGCGGGATATTGAATTTAGCCTCTCCCACCATCGTTGGCTGTGGCGGCAGATCTTGGCCATTGAAGAAGAATGCTGTGCCGGTCTGCCGGCGCCCGATGATCCCTATACCACTGAGTGGCCACTGCATTTGCCAACGGAGACAGGAACACAACTCACGGACTTAGATTTGGTCACGCACCTTTTTGATCGCCTCGGTGAGACGGAGGAAGCTGCCCTGATTACTCCTCTGCTGCATTTAGATGAAACGACTGCCGTCAGTCTGGATCGTCCCGAACTCGTGATCCAAGCAGCGGCGGCAGCCCTTGAACGCATTGCTGTTGAAAAGCGGTGTCGCTATATTCTCCACTCTTGGCAGGAAACCGTTGCGCTGATTTTAAGTGAATCCCTCGCCAGTGAAGCCCTACGCCAGTATTTGGATCGCCTGCTTACCGACAGCGACAGTGAGATTGACGATATTCCTGGTGTGGCGCCGGAGCGGCTGCAAGTGCTTGAACAACTGCGCCATGACTACTACCAGCATCGCCAATACCTCCAGCAATTGGATCAACAGCGCTGTCCGCCCTTGGCTGCAATTCGTGGCTATGCCTAG
- a CDS encoding ABC transporter ATP-binding protein: MVDEPSLAPASSGISPVLPSDLLVATGLCKSFGGIRAVDHVEIRVARDSITGLIGPNGAGKTTLFNLLCNFLIPDQGRVIFDGLPISHLPPHQVALQGLLRTFQVPRVLSRLSVLENMLLAAPLQTGEKFWNSWLQPLRIRQEEQELRQRAWEILESVGLAAKANDYAGALSGGQRKLLEMARVMMHRPRMVLLDEPAAGVNPTLINQICDHILRWNQEGVTFLIIEHNMDVVMSLCQHIWVLAEGKNLVDGPPSEIQTHPQVLRAYLGQ, translated from the coding sequence TTGGTCGATGAACCTTCCTTAGCGCCAGCCTCTAGCGGTATTAGTCCAGTCTTGCCATCCGATCTCCTAGTGGCCACGGGGCTGTGTAAAAGTTTTGGTGGCATTCGTGCGGTGGATCACGTAGAAATCCGCGTTGCCCGCGATAGCATTACCGGTCTCATTGGCCCCAATGGTGCCGGCAAAACCACCCTATTCAATCTGTTGTGCAACTTCCTCATCCCCGATCAAGGCCGCGTGATTTTTGACGGCCTCCCCATCAGTCATCTGCCCCCCCACCAAGTTGCCCTGCAGGGACTCCTGCGCACCTTCCAAGTGCCCCGTGTGCTCTCGCGCCTCTCCGTTCTCGAAAATATGCTCCTAGCCGCGCCACTGCAAACCGGGGAGAAATTCTGGAATAGTTGGCTACAACCGTTGCGCATTCGCCAAGAGGAACAGGAACTGCGACAACGGGCATGGGAGATTTTGGAGTCCGTCGGGTTAGCTGCCAAGGCCAACGACTATGCGGGCGCATTGTCAGGGGGACAACGCAAACTCCTCGAAATGGCACGGGTGATGATGCACCGTCCTCGCATGGTGCTCCTCGATGAGCCAGCCGCAGGTGTCAACCCCACCTTAATTAATCAAATCTGCGATCACATCCTGCGCTGGAATCAAGAGGGCGTGACGTTTTTGATTATTGAACATAATATGGACGTGGTCATGTCCCTGTGTCAGCACATCTGGGTCTTGGCCGAAGGGAAAAACTTGGTTGACGGTCCTCCGAGTGAGATTCAAACCCATCCTCAGGTCTTGAGAGCTTATCTAGGACAATAG
- a CDS encoding transposase, with protein sequence MVKAFNSTSADFDARIFAFQEKDESVRLTLLGRRETIQLDMGEYQRNQLRGRRPTSAQLCKHRDGFYYIHIQVTQEVPAPSEPCTVIGVDLGRREIAKTSTGRGWDANPLNERRERFHRVRASIQKRASQGTRSSRRSCRKLLKRLAGKERRFQEWLNHAISAAIVREAKALNAVIAIEDLMGIRERLNQQPRSKTERRRSNCWSFYQLRQFIEYKCLREGVRWVAVNPAYTSQTCHRCLHLHPEPSQSYGKGKKFACGHCGWQGDADLNGALVISLLGKCVTLAGSSGGLACQIA encoded by the coding sequence GTGGTCAAAGCGTTTAACTCAACTTCGGCGGATTTTGACGCCCGCATCTTTGCCTTTCAGGAAAAAGACGAGTCGGTTCGCCTGACCCTTTTGGGTCGTCGAGAGACCATCCAACTCGATATGGGTGAATACCAAAGGAACCAATTGAGAGGGCGAAGGCCAACCTCTGCTCAGTTGTGCAAACATCGGGATGGCTTCTACTACATCCACATCCAAGTGACTCAAGAGGTGCCTGCACCCTCTGAACCTTGCACCGTCATTGGTGTGGACTTGGGGCGACGAGAGATTGCTAAAACTAGTACAGGGAGAGGTTGGGATGCGAATCCGTTAAACGAACGTCGAGAACGATTTCATCGCGTGAGAGCGTCCATTCAAAAACGAGCCTCGCAGGGCACCAGAAGTTCAAGGCGGTCTTGCCGAAAACTCTTGAAACGGCTGGCGGGTAAAGAACGACGCTTTCAAGAGTGGCTCAACCATGCCATCAGTGCCGCGATTGTCCGTGAAGCGAAAGCGCTCAATGCGGTGATCGCGATTGAGGACTTGATGGGAATTCGCGAGCGCCTGAATCAACAACCGCGAAGCAAAACCGAACGCAGACGCTCAAATTGCTGGTCGTTCTATCAGTTACGGCAGTTTATTGAGTACAAATGTCTGCGAGAGGGCGTGAGGTGGGTTGCCGTCAATCCAGCGTATACCAGCCAAACTTGCCATCGCTGCCTGCATCTTCATCCCGAACCTTCGCAGTCCTATGGCAAGGGCAAAAAGTTTGCTTGTGGTCATTGTGGTTGGCAAGGTGACGCTGATTTGAATGGCGCGCTCGTCATTTCCTTATTGGGCAAGTGCGTAACGCTTGCTGGAAGTTCAGGCGGTTTGGCTTGCCAAATTGCCTAG